The Mycobacterium paragordonae genome includes a region encoding these proteins:
- the pgl gene encoding 6-phosphogluconolactonase: protein MSVDIEVFSDSEGLARAAAQRLVDTIVAASAARGRALIALTGGGNGVALLRALASHPVDWSTVHLFWGDERYVPEDDDERNEKQTREALLDHIDIPASQVHPMAASDGEFGSDLEAAALAYEQILAANAGPGEQAPSFDVHLLGMGPEGHVNSLFPDTAAVRETSRLVVAVDDSPKPPPQRITLTLPAIQRSREVWLLVSGEGKADAVAAAVGGADPVSLPAAGAIGREITRWLLDEGAAGKLSR, encoded by the coding sequence ATGAGCGTTGACATCGAAGTATTTTCCGACAGCGAGGGTCTGGCGCGGGCTGCGGCGCAGCGACTGGTCGACACCATCGTTGCCGCGTCGGCGGCCCGGGGACGAGCCCTGATCGCGCTGACCGGCGGCGGCAACGGCGTCGCCCTGCTGCGCGCACTCGCTTCGCATCCGGTCGACTGGTCCACGGTGCACCTGTTCTGGGGGGACGAACGCTACGTCCCCGAAGACGACGACGAGCGCAATGAAAAGCAAACCCGTGAAGCCCTGCTCGACCACATCGACATCCCCGCCAGCCAGGTGCACCCAATGGCGGCCAGCGACGGCGAATTCGGCTCCGACCTCGAGGCGGCGGCCCTGGCGTACGAGCAGATCCTGGCAGCCAATGCCGGCCCCGGCGAACAAGCGCCCAGTTTCGATGTCCATCTGCTCGGCATGGGGCCCGAAGGGCACGTCAACTCGCTGTTCCCCGACACTGCCGCGGTGCGCGAGACCAGCCGTCTGGTGGTCGCGGTGGACGACTCCCCCAAGCCTCCGCCGCAACGAATCACGTTGACCTTGCCCGCGATTCAGCGTTCCCGCGAGGTGTGGCTGCTGGTGTCGGGCGAGGGCAAGGCCGATGCGGTGGCGGCGGCCGTCGGCGGTGCGGATCCGGTCTCGCTACCGGCCGCCGGGGCCATCGGTCGCGAGATCACCCGCTGGCTGCTCGACGAGGGCGCAGCGGGCAAACTTTCCCGTTGA
- a CDS encoding heme o synthase, with translation MSVRGRPEIRPEIEAPGRTSGRITGTLLAYLALTKPRVIELLLVTAIPAMLLAHRGSVNPLLILNTLVGGMMAAGGANTLNCVADADIDKVMKRTARRPLARAAVPTRNALIFGLALSVGSFCWLWWTTNLLSGLLAVATIAFYVFVYTLLLKRRTAQNVVWGGAAGCMPVMIGWSAVTGTIGWPALAMFAIIFFWTPPHTWALAMRYKEDYKVAGVPMLPAVATERQVTKQIVIYTWLTVLATFVLALAAGWLYAAVAVVAGVWFLAMAHQLYAGVRAGEPVKPLRLFLQSNNYLALVFCALAVDSAIALPTLF, from the coding sequence GTGAGCGTTCGCGGGCGCCCAGAAATTCGCCCAGAAATCGAGGCGCCGGGCCGGACTTCCGGCCGGATCACCGGCACCCTTCTGGCATATCTGGCGTTGACCAAACCTCGGGTGATCGAGTTGCTGCTGGTCACCGCGATACCGGCGATGCTGCTGGCGCACCGCGGCTCGGTTAACCCGCTGCTGATCCTCAACACGCTGGTCGGCGGCATGATGGCGGCCGGCGGCGCCAACACGCTGAACTGCGTGGCCGACGCCGATATCGACAAGGTGATGAAGCGGACCGCTCGACGGCCGCTGGCCCGGGCCGCGGTGCCGACCCGCAACGCGTTGATCTTCGGCCTCGCGTTGAGCGTCGGGTCGTTCTGCTGGCTGTGGTGGACCACCAACCTGCTCTCGGGTCTGTTGGCGGTGGCCACCATCGCGTTCTATGTGTTCGTTTACACGCTGCTGCTCAAGCGGCGCACCGCGCAGAACGTGGTGTGGGGCGGCGCGGCCGGCTGTATGCCGGTGATGATCGGATGGTCGGCCGTGACCGGGACCATCGGCTGGCCCGCACTGGCCATGTTCGCGATCATCTTCTTCTGGACTCCGCCGCACACCTGGGCCCTGGCCATGCGGTACAAGGAGGACTACAAAGTCGCCGGCGTGCCGATGCTGCCCGCGGTGGCGACGGAGCGTCAGGTCACCAAGCAGATCGTGATCTACACCTGGTTGACGGTGCTGGCGACGTTCGTTCTGGCTCTGGCAGCCGGCTGGCTCTATGCCGCGGTGGCCGTGGTGGCCGGAGTGTGGTTCCTCGCGATGGCCCACCAGCTGTACGCGGGTGTGCGGGCGGGGGAGCCGGTGAAGCCGCTGCGGCTGTTCCTGCAGTCCAACAACTACCTGGCATTGGTGTTCTGCGCGCTGGCCGTCGACTCGGCGATCGCGCTGCCCACCCTGTTCTGA
- the zwf gene encoding glucose-6-phosphate dehydrogenase translates to MNTAGGAAWQNPLRDKLDKRLPRIAGPCGMVIFGVTGDLARKKVMPAIYDLANRGLLPPTFSLVGFARRDWDTEDFGEVVHDAVKEHCRTPFRQENWDRLAEGFRFVPGAFDDDDAFQRLAETLEKLDAERGTGGNHAFYLAIPPKSFPQVCEQLEKSGLARPQGNRWSRVVIEKPFGHDLKSAQDLNKTVNSVFPEESVFRIDHYLGKETVQNILALRFANQLFDPIWNSHYVDHVQITMAEDIGLGGRAGYYDGIGAARDVIQNHLMQLLALTAMEEPVSFTPKALQTEKIKVLSATQLAQPLDETTSRGQYTAGWQGGEKVVGLLDEEGFAKDSVTETFAAITLEVDTRRWAGVPFYLRTGKRLGRRVTEIALVFKRAPHLPFDATMTDELGTNAMVIRVQPDEGITLRFGSKVPGTAMEVRDVNMDFSYGSAFAEESPEAYERLILDVLLGEPSLFPVNEEVELAWEILDPALDNWASHGKPDPYEAGTWGPESAFEMLRRTGREWRRP, encoded by the coding sequence ATGAACACAGCCGGCGGCGCAGCGTGGCAGAACCCGTTGCGGGACAAGCTGGATAAGCGGCTGCCCCGAATCGCCGGGCCGTGCGGCATGGTGATTTTCGGGGTCACCGGCGACCTGGCCCGCAAGAAGGTGATGCCGGCGATTTACGATCTGGCCAACCGCGGACTGCTGCCGCCCACCTTCTCGCTGGTGGGATTCGCCCGACGGGACTGGGACACCGAGGATTTCGGCGAGGTGGTCCACGACGCCGTCAAGGAACACTGCCGGACTCCGTTCCGCCAGGAGAATTGGGATCGGCTGGCCGAGGGATTTCGTTTCGTCCCAGGCGCTTTCGACGATGACGACGCGTTCCAGCGCTTGGCCGAGACGCTGGAGAAGCTGGACGCCGAACGCGGTACCGGTGGAAACCACGCGTTCTACCTGGCCATCCCGCCCAAATCGTTCCCGCAGGTCTGCGAACAGCTGGAGAAGTCGGGATTGGCTCGCCCGCAAGGCAATCGGTGGAGCCGGGTCGTGATCGAGAAGCCGTTCGGCCACGACCTGAAGAGCGCGCAGGACCTCAATAAGACCGTCAACTCGGTCTTTCCGGAGGAGTCGGTGTTCCGCATCGACCACTACCTGGGCAAAGAGACGGTCCAAAACATCCTGGCGCTGCGCTTCGCCAACCAGTTGTTCGATCCGATCTGGAACTCCCACTACGTCGACCATGTCCAGATCACCATGGCCGAGGACATCGGCCTCGGTGGACGGGCGGGCTACTACGACGGCATCGGCGCCGCCCGCGACGTGATCCAGAACCACTTGATGCAACTGCTGGCGCTGACCGCGATGGAAGAACCGGTCAGCTTCACCCCGAAGGCGTTGCAGACGGAGAAGATCAAGGTGCTCTCGGCGACGCAGCTCGCGCAGCCGCTCGACGAGACCACCAGCCGTGGCCAGTACACCGCCGGCTGGCAGGGCGGTGAGAAGGTGGTCGGGCTGCTGGATGAAGAGGGGTTCGCCAAGGACTCCGTCACCGAGACGTTCGCCGCTATCACCCTCGAGGTCGATACGCGACGCTGGGCCGGGGTGCCGTTCTATCTGCGGACCGGAAAACGGTTGGGCCGCAGGGTCACCGAGATCGCGCTGGTCTTCAAGCGGGCACCGCACCTGCCGTTCGACGCCACCATGACCGATGAGCTCGGCACCAACGCCATGGTCATCCGGGTGCAGCCCGACGAGGGCATCACACTGCGGTTCGGTTCGAAAGTGCCCGGCACCGCAATGGAAGTCCGCGACGTCAACATGGACTTCTCCTACGGCTCAGCGTTCGCCGAGGAATCGCCGGAGGCCTACGAGCGGCTGATCCTCGACGTGCTGCTCGGTGAGCCGTCTCTGTTCCCAGTTAACGAAGAGGTCGAATTGGCTTGGGAGATACTCGATCCCGCTCTGGACAACTGGGCGTCGCACGGCAAGCCGGATCCGTACGAGGCGGGCACCTGGGGGCCCGAGTCGGCGTTCGAGATGCTGCGGCGCACTGGCCGGGAATGGCGGCGGCCATGA
- the tkt gene encoding transketolase, which yields MTTLEEISELTRPHHPDDWTEIDSAAVDTVRVLAADAVQKVGNGHPGTAMSLAPLAYTLFQRAMRHDPSDVHWLGRDRFVLSAGHSSLTLYLQLYLGGFGLELEDIEALRTWKSKTPGHPEFRHTAGVEITTGPLGQGLASAVGMAMASRYERGLFDPDAEPGTSPFDHFIYVIASDGDIEEGVTSEASSLAGVQQLGNLIVFYDRNQISIEDDTNIALCEDTAERYRAYGWHVQEVEGGENVVGIEEAIANAKAETGRPSFISLRTIIGFPAPNLMNTGKAHGAALGDDEVAATKKILGFDPDKTFEVRDEVIAHTRKLVDRGKEAHAKWQTDFDAWAEREPERKALLDRLTAEELPDGWDADLPRWEPGDDAVATRKASNEVLNAVGPKLPELWGGSADLAGSNNTTIKGAESFGPPSISTKDYTASWYGRTLHFGVREHAMGAILSGIVLHGPTRAYGGTFLQFSDYMRPAVRLASLMDIDTIYVWTHDSVGLGEDGPTHQPIEHLSALRAIPNLSVVRPADANETAYAWRTVLARGNGSGPVGLILTRQNVPVLEGTDLDGVARGGYVLGGTEGDDEPDVVLIATGSEVQLAVEAKKLLADKDILARVVSMPCVEWFESQPSDYRDSVLPPSVSARVAVEAGVAQSWHKLVGDTGKIVSIEHFGESADYKTLFREYGFTAEAVAAAAEEALDN from the coding sequence ATGACCACACTTGAAGAGATCTCCGAGCTCACCCGCCCGCACCACCCCGACGACTGGACCGAGATCGATTCGGCTGCGGTCGACACGGTCCGGGTACTGGCCGCCGACGCCGTCCAGAAAGTCGGCAACGGTCACCCCGGAACGGCGATGAGCCTGGCGCCATTGGCGTACACGCTGTTTCAGCGTGCGATGCGCCACGACCCCAGCGACGTGCACTGGCTGGGTCGCGACCGGTTCGTCCTGTCAGCGGGCCACAGCAGTCTGACCCTGTATCTGCAGCTTTACCTGGGCGGGTTCGGTCTGGAGCTCGAAGACATCGAGGCGCTGCGCACGTGGAAGTCCAAGACGCCCGGGCACCCGGAGTTCCGGCACACCGCCGGCGTCGAGATCACCACCGGGCCACTGGGCCAGGGATTGGCTTCAGCGGTCGGGATGGCGATGGCGTCACGCTACGAGCGCGGTCTCTTCGACCCGGACGCCGAACCCGGCACCAGCCCGTTCGACCACTTCATCTACGTCATCGCCTCCGACGGGGACATCGAGGAAGGTGTGACGTCCGAAGCGTCGTCGTTGGCCGGGGTGCAGCAGCTGGGCAACCTCATCGTGTTCTACGACCGCAACCAGATCTCCATCGAGGACGACACCAACATCGCGCTGTGCGAGGACACCGCTGAGCGCTACCGCGCGTACGGATGGCACGTCCAGGAAGTGGAGGGCGGCGAGAACGTCGTCGGCATCGAGGAGGCGATCGCGAACGCGAAGGCCGAAACCGGCCGGCCGTCGTTCATCTCGCTGCGCACCATTATCGGCTTCCCGGCACCGAACCTGATGAACACCGGCAAGGCGCACGGCGCCGCGCTCGGTGACGACGAGGTGGCGGCCACCAAGAAGATCCTCGGCTTCGACCCGGACAAGACGTTCGAGGTCCGCGACGAGGTCATCGCTCACACCCGCAAGCTGGTGGATCGCGGCAAGGAAGCGCACGCCAAATGGCAGACCGACTTCGACGCCTGGGCCGAGCGTGAGCCCGAGCGCAAGGCGCTGCTGGACCGGCTGACCGCCGAGGAGTTGCCCGACGGCTGGGACGCGGACCTGCCTCGCTGGGAACCGGGCGACGACGCGGTCGCCACCCGGAAGGCGTCCAACGAGGTGCTGAACGCGGTGGGACCCAAGCTGCCCGAGTTGTGGGGCGGTTCGGCCGACCTGGCCGGCAGCAACAACACCACCATCAAGGGCGCCGAGTCCTTCGGTCCGCCCTCGATCTCGACCAAGGACTACACCGCGTCCTGGTACGGCCGGACGCTGCACTTCGGGGTCCGCGAGCACGCGATGGGCGCCATCCTGTCCGGCATCGTGCTGCACGGCCCGACCCGGGCTTACGGCGGCACGTTCCTGCAGTTCTCGGACTACATGCGGCCGGCGGTGCGGTTGGCGTCGTTGATGGATATCGACACCATTTATGTGTGGACGCACGACTCGGTGGGCCTGGGTGAGGACGGCCCGACGCACCAGCCGATCGAACATCTCTCGGCGCTGCGGGCCATCCCGAATCTATCGGTGGTGCGACCCGCCGACGCCAATGAAACGGCGTATGCCTGGCGCACGGTTCTGGCCCGCGGCAACGGCAGCGGGCCGGTCGGCCTGATCCTCACCCGCCAGAACGTGCCGGTGCTGGAAGGCACGGACCTGGACGGCGTGGCGCGCGGTGGCTACGTGCTGGGCGGCACCGAAGGCGATGACGAGCCCGACGTGGTGCTGATCGCCACCGGCTCCGAGGTGCAGCTCGCCGTCGAGGCAAAGAAGTTGTTGGCGGACAAGGACATTCTCGCGCGCGTCGTGTCGATGCCGTGTGTGGAGTGGTTCGAGTCGCAGCCCTCGGATTACCGGGACAGCGTGTTGCCCCCCTCGGTGTCGGCGCGGGTCGCCGTCGAGGCCGGTGTCGCGCAGTCGTGGCACAAGCTGGTCGGCGACACCGGCAAGATCGTGTCGATCGAGCATTTCGGGGAATCCGCCGATTACAAGACGCTGTTCCGCGAGTACGGCTTCACCGCCGAAGCCGTCGCTGCCGCTGCGGAAGAAGCACTGGATAACTGA
- a CDS encoding PPE family protein — protein sequence MTAPIWMAWPPEVHSASLSSGPGTGALLAAAQEWNALGIEYASAADELATILTSVRASWQGSSAQEYAAAHVPYLQWLTATAAKSVATALQHEAAAAAYTAALAAMPTLLELAANHAVHGVLVATNFFGINTIPIAVNEADYVRMWIQAAAAMTGYEAVAGAAVASVPPDQPAPQILNPAAAAADPLQQAQQIPQQIFQFALRLIGINWDPAVGTLNGIPYASYTVPGQPGYWISRLFLFAQDFQGLQDWIQLLLTNPVAALQSLGGITPAQIIVYLVAHPVLAAAIASSPLWSTLAALPAVAATASVAALAALAAIPAPAPVVAPVLAPVAAATAVPAGFAPALAGSVSPAVPAGAPVTTVSTVSAPPPSPPAPAGHAFLPYAMGPGSGPGVGPVHRGTGNASARAKAPEPDSAAAAAAAGARRQARRRRQQGEPQRGYADEFADIATDSGPEIGASDRGAGSLGFAGTVPQATAQPAGLITLAGDPFGGGPTLPMIPTTWDADQPEEL from the coding sequence ATGACCGCCCCGATCTGGATGGCCTGGCCTCCAGAGGTGCATTCGGCGTCGCTGAGCAGCGGACCGGGTACCGGCGCGCTACTGGCCGCGGCCCAGGAATGGAACGCGCTCGGCATCGAATATGCCTCAGCCGCAGACGAACTCGCCACCATCCTGACCTCCGTGCGGGCGTCCTGGCAGGGTTCGAGCGCGCAAGAATATGCCGCCGCGCACGTGCCGTACCTGCAGTGGCTGACGGCGACCGCCGCCAAAAGTGTCGCAACGGCCCTGCAGCATGAGGCGGCCGCGGCCGCCTACACCGCCGCGCTGGCGGCCATGCCGACGCTGCTCGAGTTGGCCGCCAATCACGCCGTACACGGCGTGCTGGTGGCAACGAATTTCTTCGGCATCAACACCATTCCGATCGCTGTCAACGAAGCCGACTACGTCCGCATGTGGATCCAGGCCGCCGCCGCGATGACGGGTTACGAAGCCGTGGCCGGCGCCGCGGTGGCCTCGGTCCCCCCGGACCAGCCCGCGCCCCAGATTCTGAATCCGGCCGCTGCTGCCGCAGACCCGCTGCAACAGGCCCAGCAGATTCCGCAGCAGATCTTCCAGTTCGCGCTGCGGCTCATCGGGATCAATTGGGACCCGGCCGTCGGCACCCTCAACGGAATCCCCTACGCGTCCTACACCGTGCCGGGTCAACCGGGTTATTGGATCTCCCGGCTGTTCCTGTTCGCCCAGGACTTCCAGGGTCTGCAGGACTGGATCCAGTTGTTGTTGACCAATCCGGTGGCGGCGCTGCAATCCCTCGGCGGTATCACCCCGGCGCAGATCATCGTCTACCTGGTCGCCCATCCGGTGCTGGCGGCGGCGATCGCCTCGTCGCCGCTGTGGTCAACGCTCGCGGCGTTGCCCGCGGTGGCGGCTACCGCCAGCGTGGCGGCACTGGCCGCGCTGGCCGCCATACCCGCCCCCGCGCCCGTCGTCGCGCCGGTCCTCGCGCCGGTCGCCGCCGCAACCGCGGTCCCGGCAGGTTTCGCCCCGGCGCTGGCCGGTTCGGTGTCACCGGCAGTACCGGCCGGTGCCCCCGTGACGACGGTGAGCACGGTGAGTGCACCGCCACCATCACCGCCCGCTCCGGCCGGTCACGCGTTTCTGCCCTACGCCATGGGCCCCGGCTCCGGCCCCGGCGTCGGGCCGGTGCACCGCGGCACCGGCAATGCAAGCGCCCGCGCCAAGGCGCCCGAGCCGGACAGCGCGGCGGCAGCGGCAGCGGCAGGGGCACGCAGACAGGCACGCAGACGGCGGCAGCAGGGCGAACCGCAGCGCGGCTATGCCGATGAATTCGCCGATATAGCAACAGATTCCGGCCCGGAAATCGGAGCGTCCGATCGGGGCGCCGGATCACTCGGATTCGCCGGGACCGTCCCGCAAGCCACGGCTCAACCCGCCGGACTGATCACCCTGGCCGGCGACCCGTTCGGTGGCGGACCGACACTGCCGATGATCCCGACCACGTGGGACGCCGATCAGCCCGAGGAGCTTTAG
- the tal gene encoding transaldolase has translation MTQNPNLAALSEAGVSVWLDDLSRDRIKSGNLQELIDTKSVVGVTTNPSIFQKALADSDTYDDQIAELAERGADVDATIRTVTTDDVRNACDVLRPQWESSDGVDGRVSIEVDPRMAHDTDKTTEQAVELWKIVDRPNLLIKIPATEEGIPAIATTLAEGISVNVTLIFSVERYRAVMGAYLEGLEKAKQAGHDLSKIHSVASFFVSRVDTEIDKRLEKIDSDDARALLGQAAVANARLAYAAYQEVFEGGERFQALQADGARVQRPLWASTGVKNPDYSDTLYVTELVAANTVNTMPEKTIDAVADHGTIHGDTITGTASEAQGVFDKLDAIGIDLTDVFLVLENEGVQKFEESWSELLKETQAQLDSADK, from the coding sequence ATGACCCAGAATCCCAATCTCGCCGCGCTGAGCGAGGCGGGCGTATCCGTCTGGCTCGACGACCTGTCCCGCGACCGGATCAAGTCGGGCAACCTCCAGGAGTTGATCGACACCAAGTCCGTCGTCGGGGTGACCACCAACCCGTCGATCTTCCAGAAGGCGTTGGCCGACAGCGATACCTACGACGACCAGATCGCCGAGCTCGCCGAGCGCGGCGCCGACGTCGACGCGACCATCCGCACCGTCACCACCGACGACGTCCGCAACGCGTGTGATGTGTTGCGGCCGCAGTGGGAATCCTCCGACGGAGTCGACGGCCGGGTATCGATCGAGGTCGATCCGCGGATGGCCCACGACACCGATAAGACCACCGAGCAAGCCGTTGAACTGTGGAAGATCGTCGACCGGCCCAACCTGCTGATCAAGATCCCCGCCACCGAAGAAGGCATCCCCGCGATCGCAACGACTCTGGCGGAAGGCATTTCGGTCAACGTCACGCTGATCTTCTCCGTCGAGCGCTACCGCGCGGTGATGGGCGCTTACCTGGAGGGATTGGAGAAGGCCAAGCAAGCGGGCCATGACCTGTCCAAAATCCATTCGGTGGCATCGTTTTTCGTCTCCCGCGTGGACACGGAGATCGACAAGCGGCTGGAGAAGATTGATTCGGACGACGCCCGTGCCCTCCTCGGCCAGGCAGCCGTCGCCAACGCCCGACTGGCGTACGCGGCCTACCAGGAAGTCTTCGAGGGCGGCGAGCGATTCCAGGCGCTGCAGGCGGACGGAGCCCGGGTGCAGCGGCCGCTGTGGGCGTCGACCGGCGTCAAGAACCCGGACTACTCCGACACCCTTTACGTCACCGAGTTGGTCGCGGCGAACACGGTGAACACCATGCCGGAGAAGACAATTGACGCCGTCGCCGATCATGGCACCATCCACGGCGACACCATCACCGGCACCGCGTCCGAGGCCCAAGGGGTGTTCGACAAGCTCGATGCGATCGGGATCGACTTGACCGACGTATTCCTGGTCCTCGAAAACGAAGGCGTACAGAAGTTCGAGGAATCCTGGAGCGAGTTGCTCAAGGAGACGCAGGCGCAGCTCGACTCCGCCGACAAATGA
- a CDS encoding quinone oxidoreductase family protein gives MHAIEVSETGGPEVLSYNDVSQPEPGPGELLIRSEAIGVNFIDTYFRSGQYPRPLPFVLGSEVCGTVSAVGPDTGGDINVGDRVVSASANGSYAEFCTAPAFLTAKVPDDISSEVAASALLKGLTAQYLLKSVYPVRSGDAVLVHAGAGGVGLILTQWATHLGARVITTVSTPEKERLSREAGAAEVLPYPADAYQFGQQIRGLTDGAGVAVVYDGVGASTFAASLASLANHGTLALFGAASGPVPPFDPQQLNYAGSVYLTRPSLAHFIRTGEEFSSRAAELFDVIGSGAVRVEVGRSYPLAEATRAHTDLEGRKTTGSVVLLP, from the coding sequence ATGCATGCGATCGAAGTCAGCGAAACCGGCGGCCCCGAAGTCCTGAGCTACAACGACGTTTCCCAACCCGAGCCGGGCCCCGGCGAGCTGCTGATCCGTTCCGAAGCCATCGGCGTCAACTTCATCGACACTTACTTCCGCTCCGGGCAGTACCCTCGCCCGCTTCCGTTCGTCCTGGGTTCCGAGGTGTGCGGGACGGTGAGCGCGGTAGGCCCGGACACCGGGGGCGACATCAACGTCGGCGACCGGGTGGTGAGTGCCTCAGCCAACGGCTCCTATGCCGAATTTTGCACTGCGCCCGCATTTTTGACCGCCAAGGTGCCCGACGACATCAGCTCGGAGGTGGCCGCGTCGGCGCTGCTGAAAGGTTTGACGGCGCAGTATCTGTTGAAGTCGGTGTATCCGGTGCGAAGCGGAGACGCTGTGCTGGTGCATGCCGGCGCCGGGGGCGTCGGTCTGATTCTGACGCAGTGGGCAACGCACCTGGGGGCGCGGGTTATCACCACGGTGTCGACACCGGAGAAGGAGCGGCTGTCCAGGGAGGCGGGCGCCGCCGAGGTGCTTCCTTACCCCGCTGATGCTTACCAGTTCGGCCAGCAGATTCGCGGGCTTACCGACGGCGCCGGAGTTGCCGTGGTGTACGACGGGGTTGGCGCCAGCACCTTCGCCGCCAGCTTGGCCAGCCTGGCCAACCACGGGACGCTGGCCCTGTTCGGCGCGGCCAGCGGACCGGTTCCGCCGTTCGATCCGCAGCAGCTGAACTACGCCGGATCGGTGTACCTCACCCGCCCGTCGCTGGCTCACTTCATCCGCACCGGCGAGGAGTTCAGCTCGCGCGCCGCCGAGCTGTTCGACGTGATCGGCAGCGGGGCCGTCCGCGTCGAGGTCGGCCGCAGTTATCCGCTGGCCGAAGCCACCCGCGCCCACACCGACCTGGAGGGCCGTAAGACCACCGGCTCCGTCGTATTGCTGCCCTAA
- a CDS encoding COX15/CtaA family protein: MRLVDLLPNPSLRVQRVIAALVILTQGGIAVTGAIVRVTASGLGCPTWPQCFPGSFTPVAVSEVPRIHQAVEFGNRMITFAVVITAAMAVLAVTRARRRREVLIYAWLMPASTVVQAVIGGITVRTGLLWWTVAIHLLASMTMVWLSVLLFVKVGEPDDGEVHQRVARPLRLLTALSAMNLAVLLVTGTLVTAAGPHAGDKSPSRTVPRLKVEINTLVHAHSSLLVSYLSLLIGLGFGLWAVRAQSAVMRRLGVLVALVIAQAGVGTAQYYTGVPAVLVALHVAGAAACTAATAALWASMRERAEPEALQS, translated from the coding sequence ATGCGGTTGGTGGATCTGCTCCCCAACCCCAGCCTGCGTGTCCAGCGCGTCATTGCCGCCCTCGTCATCCTCACCCAGGGCGGGATCGCGGTCACCGGGGCCATCGTGCGCGTCACCGCCTCCGGCCTGGGCTGCCCCACCTGGCCCCAGTGCTTCCCGGGCAGCTTCACCCCGGTCGCGGTGTCCGAAGTGCCACGCATCCACCAGGCCGTCGAATTCGGCAACCGGATGATCACCTTCGCGGTGGTCATCACCGCCGCGATGGCCGTGCTGGCGGTGACCCGGGCACGCCGGCGCAGAGAGGTGTTGATCTACGCCTGGCTGATGCCCGCCTCGACCGTCGTGCAGGCCGTCATCGGCGGCATCACGGTGCGCACGGGGCTGCTGTGGTGGACGGTGGCGATTCACCTGCTGGCGTCGATGACGATGGTGTGGCTGTCTGTGCTGCTCTTCGTCAAGGTCGGCGAGCCCGACGACGGCGAGGTGCACCAAAGGGTCGCCAGGCCGTTGCGCTTGTTGACCGCTCTGAGCGCGATGAACCTGGCCGTGCTGCTGGTTACCGGCACGCTGGTGACCGCGGCCGGGCCACACGCCGGCGACAAGAGCCCGAGCCGGACGGTGCCGCGGCTCAAGGTCGAGATCAACACCCTGGTGCACGCGCACTCGTCGCTGCTGGTCTCCTACCTGTCGCTGCTGATCGGCCTGGGCTTCGGGCTGTGGGCGGTCCGGGCGCAAAGCGCGGTGATGCGGCGGCTGGGCGTGCTGGTCGCCCTCGTCATCGCCCAGGCCGGCGTCGGCACCGCTCAGTACTACACCGGGGTGCCCGCCGTGCTGGTCGCGCTGCACGTCGCCGGGGCGGCGGCCTGCACCGCGGCCACCGCAGCGCTATGGGCGTCGATGCGAGAACGGGCCGAGCCCGAGGCGCTCCAGAGCTGA
- the opcA gene encoding glucose-6-phosphate dehydrogenase assembly protein OpcA encodes MIVELPDTTTTAVNKKLDEMREMAGVVTMGRVLTLIIAPDSDAVVEDSIQAANDASHEHPSRIIVTKRGNAYADEPRLDAQIRVGGDAGAGEVVVLSLSGPLAGHAASVVIPFLLPDIPVVAWWPDNAPAVPAQDPLGKLAIRRITDATNAVDPLAAIKSRLPGYTAGDTDLAWSRITYWRALLTSAIDLPPHEAIESARISGLETEPALDILAGWLASRIDGPVHREVGELTVELVRKSETIVLSRPQDGTTATLSRTAKPDALVPLARRVTGECLAEDLRRLDADEIYHAALEGIKKVQYQ; translated from the coding sequence ATGATTGTCGAACTGCCCGACACCACCACCACGGCGGTCAATAAGAAGCTCGACGAGATGCGCGAGATGGCCGGCGTTGTCACCATGGGCCGGGTCCTGACGCTGATCATCGCGCCGGACAGCGACGCCGTCGTCGAAGATTCCATCCAGGCGGCCAACGACGCCAGCCACGAACATCCGAGCCGCATCATCGTGACCAAGCGGGGCAATGCGTATGCCGACGAACCACGTCTGGACGCGCAGATCCGGGTGGGCGGTGACGCGGGCGCCGGCGAGGTCGTGGTGCTGTCCCTGTCCGGGCCGTTGGCCGGGCATGCCGCCAGCGTCGTCATCCCGTTCCTGCTGCCCGACATTCCGGTCGTGGCCTGGTGGCCGGACAACGCTCCGGCGGTGCCTGCTCAGGATCCGTTGGGCAAGTTGGCAATTCGCCGAATCACCGACGCCACCAACGCCGTCGACCCGTTGGCTGCGATCAAGAGCCGGTTGCCCGGCTACACCGCCGGCGACACCGACCTCGCCTGGAGCCGCATCACGTACTGGCGCGCGTTGCTGACCTCGGCGATCGACCTGCCACCACACGAGGCGATCGAGTCGGCACGGATCTCAGGCCTGGAAACCGAACCCGCACTGGACATACTGGCGGGCTGGCTCGCCAGCCGGATCGACGGCCCGGTTCACCGTGAGGTCGGCGAGCTCACCGTGGAACTGGTGCGCAAGAGCGAGACCATCGTGCTGAGCCGGCCCCAGGACGGGACCACCGCGACGCTGAGCCGCACGGCCAAGCCCGACGCGCTGGTTCCGTTGGCGCGCAGGGTAACCGGTGAATGCCTGGCCGAAGACCTGCGCCGGCTGGACGCCGACGAGATCTACCACGCGGCCCTGGAGGGCATCAAGAAGGTGCAATACCAATGA